The Mycolicibacterium smegmatis genome has a window encoding:
- a CDS encoding ABC transporter ATP-binding protein, with protein sequence MISDEPVTPPVLPVATARRSGAWLIADLRGRRTALAAVVTVGLAAAAASVVPIYLLGMLVDRVEHGDGTRGLVALGTVIALAAVAGGLGTGLSTYLTSRLGEQMLADLRERVLERALNLPATLIEESGRGDLLSRVGPDVAVVARTVAQVLPVILNGFFLGVVTLVGMTTLDWRLGLAGALAIPAYIAGLHWYLPRSAPMYADERIAIANRAQVTVESIQGARTIDAYEIHDRHLADIDRASGRARDISIAVFTFFTRLVGRVNRAEFIGLAATLVVGFLLVRSGETTVGQVTAAALMFHRLFNPVGELMYNFDEIQSASASLARLVGVIDLDAPGPDARRTAPARPHGADISVENVSFGYGTGPEVLHGVSLHVPAGTRCALVGTTGAGKTTLAAIVAGLLTPTSGHARIGGVPVTEIADLRRWVATITQEVHVFSGPLIDDLRLVAPQASVDDVWTALETVGASTWVRALDDGLDTVVGEHGHELTAAQAQHVAMARLVLADPEVVVLDEATAEAGSAHAAELEDAASAATAGRTTLIVAHRLTQAAQADQVAVMADGRIVENGTHAELIALGGRYARLWQAWIRHN encoded by the coding sequence ATGATCTCCGACGAACCCGTCACGCCTCCGGTTCTGCCGGTGGCGACCGCCCGACGCTCGGGTGCCTGGCTGATCGCCGATCTGCGTGGTCGGCGCACTGCGCTGGCCGCGGTCGTGACCGTGGGGCTCGCGGCGGCAGCGGCCTCGGTGGTGCCCATCTATCTGCTCGGCATGCTCGTCGACCGCGTCGAACACGGCGACGGCACACGCGGTCTCGTGGCACTCGGCACGGTGATCGCGCTGGCTGCCGTCGCGGGTGGCCTGGGCACCGGATTGTCGACCTACCTGACCTCCCGTCTCGGTGAGCAGATGCTCGCCGATCTGCGTGAGCGAGTGCTCGAGCGCGCACTCAACCTGCCGGCCACGCTCATCGAGGAGAGCGGACGCGGCGACCTGCTGTCTCGGGTCGGTCCGGATGTGGCCGTGGTGGCCCGCACGGTCGCGCAGGTGTTACCGGTGATCCTCAACGGTTTCTTCCTCGGCGTCGTGACGCTGGTCGGGATGACAACCCTCGACTGGCGCCTGGGTCTCGCGGGCGCGCTGGCCATCCCGGCCTACATCGCCGGACTGCACTGGTATCTGCCACGATCGGCCCCGATGTACGCCGACGAACGGATCGCGATCGCCAACCGCGCGCAGGTCACGGTCGAGTCGATCCAGGGTGCGCGGACCATCGACGCCTACGAGATCCACGACCGGCACCTCGCCGACATCGACCGCGCCTCAGGCCGGGCGCGCGACATCTCGATCGCGGTGTTCACGTTCTTCACACGTCTGGTGGGCCGCGTCAACCGTGCCGAATTCATCGGCCTGGCCGCCACTTTGGTCGTCGGATTTCTGCTGGTGCGCTCCGGTGAGACCACCGTCGGCCAGGTCACCGCGGCCGCGCTGATGTTCCACCGGTTGTTCAACCCCGTCGGCGAACTGATGTACAACTTCGACGAGATCCAGTCGGCATCGGCAAGCCTGGCGCGCCTGGTCGGGGTCATCGACCTGGACGCCCCCGGCCCGGACGCACGGCGAACTGCGCCGGCGAGGCCCCACGGTGCCGACATCTCCGTCGAGAACGTGTCGTTCGGCTACGGCACGGGACCTGAGGTGCTGCACGGTGTCTCGCTGCACGTACCGGCCGGCACCAGGTGTGCTCTGGTCGGCACCACAGGCGCGGGCAAGACGACACTCGCCGCGATCGTCGCGGGCCTGCTCACCCCGACGTCGGGACATGCGCGCATCGGTGGCGTCCCCGTAACCGAGATCGCCGACCTGCGCCGCTGGGTTGCCACGATCACGCAGGAAGTCCACGTCTTCTCCGGGCCGCTCATCGACGACCTGCGGCTCGTGGCACCGCAGGCCTCCGTCGACGACGTGTGGACCGCGCTGGAGACGGTGGGCGCGAGCACCTGGGTGCGGGCGCTCGACGACGGCCTGGACACGGTCGTCGGCGAGCACGGCCACGAGTTGACCGCCGCGCAGGCACAACACGTCGCGATGGCCCGCCTGGTGCTCGCCGACCCCGAGGTGGTCGTTCTGGACGAGGCGACCGCCGAGGCCGGCAGTGCACACGCCGCCGAACTGGAGGACGCCGCCTCGGCCGCCACCGCGGGCCGGACCACGCTGATCGTCGCACACCGGCTCACGCAGGCCGCGCAAGCCGATCAGGTCGCCGTCATGGCCGACGGCCGCATCGTCGAAAACGGCACGCACGCAGAGTTGATCGCCCTCGGCGGTCGCTACGCGCGGCTGTGGCAGGCCTGGATCAGGCACAACTAG